A portion of the uncultured Bacteroides sp. genome contains these proteins:
- a CDS encoding TonB-dependent receptor produces MCKKNKCFALASHSRMWCIPFCMAAFSLFPGAYSSANTDNLALETALIANSVQQQRTVKVKGVVLDTNGESVIGANVKEVGGGAGTITDINGEFSLDVGPKAVLEISFVGYSTKRVPVNASNSVKVTLSEDTKVLDEVVITGFGMSQKKATLTGAVSSIKSDDIERSSAATASGALVGKIAGLNTRQQDGRPGSSTALQIRNMGDPLFVIDGVQSDGGQFNNLDFNDIESISILKDASAAIYGIRAANGVVVVTTKKGRRNTKNTVSLNAYYGWQKNSVWIKPADAKTYVKAYAAAETWAGKSDNERRYPRAEYDKWMAGTEKGYQGFDWNDYIWGSAPQYYVNANFSGGTEKANYYVALSHLGQDATVHNYGGFKRTNVQMNIDMNVNERFKIGATMNGRIESRQNPGVPGTDDYWLPRFAVMKNWPTTGPYANGNPLYPQKTSTDDNTNFVILDYKTSGKFTDVWRVIQMQATAEYEILKGLKAKAMVGYYFAYREQDNHEYTYKLYRYDAATDTYPVTVNMSNPYRERTRSKVEDQFSNFQLNYDHKFGQHSINAIAGFEASQRRTPSIYVHSIPVANNMNLINFKEVDTYNDDGNNTQARLGWLGRINYNYGDKYLLELIGRWDGSWKFPPNKRWGFFPSTSLGWRISQEKFWQESKLGKIFTDLKLRGSYGLVGDDNVSGYNAFDYMEGYDYKNGGSVIDGQYVVGTKPRGLPNTTLSWIKAKILDIGVDMGFLNNRLTAQADFFRRIRTGLPAGRYDVLLPSELGFSLPNENLNADVNIGYDAMVRWADQINDFNYSVGANITYSRFYDWEQYDNRRSNSWDTYRNSIWHRVGYVNWGLTADGRFKDWEEIANYPIDNDRQGNTTVVPGDIKYKDVNNDGVINGMDERPIGYRSDSTPNLNFGINLSAGWKGFDLSMDWTGSSMTSWFQQYETAHPFQNDGNSPAEIFNDAWHLSDVWDANSELIPGKYPLVRLNNNDSPYWKSTFWVHNVSYIKLRNLELGYTLPKMLLNKTGISNVRFYFSGSNLLTLTNVPIDPEGAASNGLDYPTMRVINIGVNLKF; encoded by the coding sequence ATGTGTAAAAAAAACAAATGTTTTGCCTTGGCTAGTCATAGCAGAATGTGGTGCATTCCATTTTGTATGGCTGCTTTTTCACTATTTCCTGGTGCATATAGTTCCGCTAATACTGATAATTTGGCATTAGAAACTGCATTGATTGCGAATTCCGTTCAACAGCAGCGAACTGTAAAAGTAAAAGGAGTAGTCTTGGACACCAATGGCGAATCGGTTATTGGTGCTAATGTGAAGGAAGTTGGTGGTGGTGCTGGTACTATCACTGATATTAACGGCGAATTTTCATTGGACGTAGGTCCTAAAGCAGTATTGGAAATCTCCTTTGTTGGCTATAGTACTAAAAGAGTACCAGTGAATGCTTCGAACTCTGTTAAAGTAACATTGAGTGAAGATACCAAAGTATTGGATGAAGTAGTCATAACCGGTTTTGGTATGTCTCAAAAGAAGGCTACTCTTACAGGTGCTGTCTCATCTATAAAGTCAGATGATATTGAACGGTCATCGGCGGCAACGGCTTCCGGCGCTTTAGTTGGTAAAATTGCCGGTTTGAATACCCGTCAACAGGACGGTCGTCCCGGATCTAGTACAGCTCTTCAGATTCGTAACATGGGAGATCCATTGTTTGTTATTGATGGTGTGCAATCTGATGGAGGACAATTCAATAACCTTGATTTCAATGATATTGAATCTATCTCTATATTGAAGGATGCTTCTGCTGCTATTTATGGTATTCGTGCAGCTAATGGCGTTGTTGTAGTTACAACGAAGAAAGGTCGGCGTAATACAAAGAATACCGTATCACTTAATGCTTATTATGGTTGGCAGAAAAACTCCGTTTGGATAAAGCCTGCAGATGCCAAAACTTATGTTAAAGCGTACGCTGCTGCTGAAACTTGGGCAGGAAAATCGGATAATGAACGCAGATACCCGAGGGCTGAATACGACAAGTGGATGGCTGGTACCGAAAAAGGATACCAAGGCTTTGACTGGAATGATTACATTTGGGGATCTGCTCCACAGTACTATGTGAATGCGAATTTCTCAGGAGGTACGGAGAAGGCTAATTATTATGTAGCTCTCTCTCATTTGGGGCAGGATGCTACAGTTCATAACTATGGAGGTTTTAAACGTACGAATGTACAGATGAACATCGATATGAATGTGAATGAACGTTTTAAGATTGGTGCTACAATGAATGGACGTATTGAATCTCGTCAGAATCCGGGCGTTCCGGGGACAGACGATTATTGGTTGCCTCGTTTTGCCGTAATGAAAAATTGGCCCACTACCGGGCCGTATGCAAATGGTAATCCACTCTATCCACAAAAAACCTCGACGGACGATAATACAAACTTTGTAATTCTGGATTATAAAACTTCAGGTAAGTTTACCGATGTTTGGCGTGTCATTCAAATGCAGGCCACAGCGGAATACGAAATTTTGAAAGGGTTGAAGGCTAAAGCTATGGTGGGATATTATTTTGCTTATCGTGAGCAGGATAATCATGAATATACGTATAAATTATATCGTTATGACGCTGCTACCGATACTTATCCGGTGACTGTTAACATGAGCAATCCTTATCGTGAGCGCACTCGTTCGAAAGTGGAAGATCAATTCTCTAATTTTCAGTTGAACTATGATCATAAATTCGGCCAGCATTCAATCAATGCAATTGCGGGCTTCGAAGCGTCACAGCGTCGGACTCCGAGTATCTACGTGCATTCTATTCCGGTTGCAAACAATATGAACTTGATTAATTTCAAGGAGGTGGATACTTACAATGATGATGGAAACAATACACAGGCTCGTCTGGGATGGTTGGGTCGCATCAACTATAATTATGGAGATAAATACCTGCTTGAATTGATTGGCCGCTGGGATGGTTCTTGGAAATTCCCACCCAATAAACGTTGGGGCTTTTTCCCTTCTACTTCTTTGGGATGGCGAATTTCTCAAGAGAAATTCTGGCAAGAAAGCAAATTGGGTAAAATCTTTACTGACTTGAAACTTCGTGGATCATACGGACTTGTCGGCGATGATAATGTGAGTGGGTATAATGCATTTGATTACATGGAAGGATATGACTATAAGAATGGCGGATCAGTAATTGATGGGCAATATGTAGTGGGTACCAAACCTCGTGGATTGCCTAATACAACATTGTCATGGATTAAAGCGAAAATCTTGGATATCGGCGTTGATATGGGCTTCTTGAATAATCGTTTGACTGCACAGGCCGATTTTTTTCGCCGCATACGTACAGGTTTACCTGCCGGACGTTATGATGTATTATTACCTTCTGAATTAGGCTTCAGTTTGCCTAATGAAAATTTAAATGCAGATGTAAATATCGGCTATGATGCTATGGTTCGCTGGGCGGATCAGATAAATGATTTTAATTATAGTGTAGGTGCCAATATCACTTATTCTCGTTTTTACGACTGGGAACAATATGACAACCGCCGGAGTAATTCATGGGATACATATCGCAATAGTATTTGGCATCGTGTAGGTTATGTTAACTGGGGTTTGACGGCCGATGGGCGTTTCAAAGATTGGGAAGAAATAGCAAATTATCCGATAGATAACGACCGTCAGGGTAATACAACTGTTGTCCCTGGTGATATCAAATACAAAGATGTGAATAATGACGGGGTGATCAATGGAATGGACGAACGTCCTATTGGCTACCGTTCTGATTCAACTCCAAACCTGAATTTCGGTATTAACCTTTCTGCCGGATGGAAAGGATTTGATCTCTCTATGGATTGGACTGGCTCCAGCATGACTTCATGGTTCCAACAGTATGAAACAGCCCACCCATTTCAGAACGATGGGAATAGTCCTGCCGAAATTTTTAATGACGCATGGCACTTGTCAGACGTTTGGGATGCTAACAGCGAATTAATTCCCGGTAAATATCCTTTAGTTCGTTTGAATAATAATGATAGTCCTTACTGGAAGAGTACTTTTTGGGTGCATAATGTAAGTTATATCAAACTTCGTAATCTGGAATTGGGCTATACATTACCTAAAATGCTATTAAATAAGACGGGTATAAGCAATGTACGTTTCTATTTTTCCGGATCGAATTTGCTTACATTGACCAATGTTCCTATTGATCCGGAAGGTGCAGCTAGTAATGGCCTAGATTATCCTACCATGCGCGTCATTAACATAGGTGTAAACCTCAAATTTTAA
- a CDS encoding RagB/SusD family nutrient uptake outer membrane protein, producing MKKRYFWAAVVGCLLSLGGCSGFLDQTPDRILNNDQVYGDPNLVKSVLANLYERITWGQRLDSPSDYSLLDDAIQYSREGRQDEDRNWWRVYDYELVRNINQFLKGLKESTALSDAEKAPLEGEARLIRAWYYFCMCRSLGGMPNVGDNVYSYTSGMDITTLQNPRESEAATYDYVISECHAIADIMNKDITIHSARANKWAAKMLEARAALYAASLAKYNNEMSQPLKTAGGEVGIDASKANGYYEEALAAAADVIDHSPYSLMKAGNKATWQDYADNFYNAICEKNGNTEVIWARDYVYPGQTHGFTKSCLPRNMNQDVESSLLSVLLNLVEAYEPIETSTPGMPAKFETGTLQSPVFFNKATDPFTGRDPRLGGTVLYPGSFFNGQEAVLQGGLLEKGSNGGWNILTAKRGDQDAEGNIITADSGPYEPADDRQCNRTGFYIRKFLDATPSAGTIGRGSEMWNPYFRISEAYMIAAEASFELKGSNDEALGYINEVRERAGVKPLVTLTFENIVHENQVEFAFEDHRWWDLKRWRLADKIWNGDSNNPSAQRRGLWPYRVLAPGDSNDGKWVFFEKNMTEIYPYPLKFEARQYYAELDGGWLNNNPKLVKNPYQ from the coding sequence ATGAAGAAAAGATATTTTTGGGCTGCCGTTGTTGGGTGTTTGCTCTCATTAGGTGGTTGTAGTGGTTTCTTGGATCAGACGCCTGATCGTATACTGAATAATGATCAGGTATATGGCGATCCGAATCTGGTCAAATCAGTATTGGCCAATTTATACGAACGTATTACATGGGGACAGCGTTTAGATTCTCCAAGTGATTATTCTCTTTTGGATGATGCTATTCAATATAGCCGTGAAGGCCGTCAGGATGAAGACCGTAACTGGTGGAGGGTTTATGATTATGAATTAGTTCGTAATATTAATCAGTTTTTGAAAGGCTTGAAGGAATCTACAGCATTGAGTGATGCAGAGAAGGCTCCATTGGAGGGTGAGGCGCGATTAATTCGAGCATGGTATTATTTCTGCATGTGTCGTTCATTGGGCGGTATGCCGAACGTAGGTGATAATGTATATAGCTATACTTCGGGTATGGATATCACGACTCTTCAAAACCCGCGTGAATCGGAGGCTGCTACATACGATTATGTCATTAGTGAGTGTCATGCAATAGCTGATATAATGAATAAAGATATAACTATTCACTCAGCTCGTGCCAATAAATGGGCTGCTAAGATGTTGGAGGCCCGTGCTGCACTTTATGCCGCATCTCTCGCCAAGTATAATAATGAAATGAGCCAACCGCTTAAAACCGCGGGTGGTGAAGTTGGAATCGATGCCAGCAAAGCAAATGGTTATTACGAAGAAGCATTGGCAGCAGCTGCAGATGTGATTGACCACAGTCCTTACTCATTAATGAAAGCGGGAAATAAGGCTACTTGGCAAGATTATGCAGATAATTTTTATAATGCTATTTGTGAAAAGAATGGCAATACGGAAGTTATCTGGGCTCGTGATTATGTGTATCCGGGACAAACTCATGGATTTACAAAATCTTGTTTGCCTCGTAATATGAACCAAGATGTAGAGTCTAGTTTGTTGTCTGTCTTGTTGAATCTTGTAGAAGCTTATGAACCTATTGAAACCAGCACTCCTGGAATGCCTGCAAAGTTCGAAACTGGTACTCTTCAAAGTCCTGTGTTCTTTAATAAAGCTACTGATCCGTTTACTGGTCGCGATCCTCGTTTGGGGGGTACTGTACTTTATCCGGGTTCATTCTTTAATGGTCAGGAAGCTGTTTTACAGGGAGGTCTGTTAGAAAAGGGCTCAAACGGAGGATGGAATATTTTGACAGCTAAAAGAGGTGACCAAGATGCTGAGGGGAATATCATTACTGCTGATAGTGGTCCATACGAACCAGCTGATGACCGTCAGTGTAACAGAACAGGTTTTTATATCCGTAAATTTTTGGATGCAACTCCTTCTGCTGGAACGATAGGGCGTGGATCAGAAATGTGGAATCCTTATTTCCGTATCTCTGAAGCTTATATGATTGCTGCCGAAGCTTCATTTGAATTGAAAGGTAGCAATGATGAAGCATTGGGGTATATTAATGAAGTGCGTGAACGTGCTGGTGTGAAACCGTTAGTTACGCTTACATTTGAGAATATTGTTCATGAGAATCAAGTTGAATTTGCTTTCGAAGATCATCGTTGGTGGGATTTAAAGCGCTGGCGTTTGGCTGATAAAATCTGGAATGGAGATAGTAATAATCCTTCCGCGCAACGTCGTGGTCTATGGCCTTATCGCGTACTTGCTCCAGGTGATTCTAACGATGGTAAATGGGTGTTCTTTGAAAAGAATATGACGGAAATTTATCCTTATCCGTTGAAGTTCGAGGCCAGACAGTATTATGCTGAATTGGATGGAGGTTGGCTGAATAACAATCCGAAATTGGTAAAGAATCCATATCAATAA
- a CDS encoding DUF3823 domain-containing protein — translation MKLISTIFSILLLGLMITTSCTKDNYDAPKSTLYGHIVYNGESLQLRGTSEAVQLQLYQDGYERHDPITVYVGQDGAYSAKLFDGEYKMVTKDHNGPWVNSRDTTVITVKGSTLHDVVVTPFYTISNANIALTGNVLKASFSINKVAGTKIDRIILLVNTTQFVDDVWHNILRADEADNESVWNAQGEYSIENDLSTNSTFLEAKSAYARACVWSSGSDQGIYSPVFRLK, via the coding sequence ATGAAACTAATATCAACTATTTTTTCGATATTATTGTTGGGATTAATGATAACCACCAGCTGCACGAAAGATAATTATGATGCTCCAAAATCAACCCTCTATGGGCATATTGTTTATAATGGAGAATCTTTGCAACTTCGTGGAACGAGTGAAGCTGTACAGCTTCAGTTATATCAGGATGGATATGAGAGGCATGATCCCATAACTGTTTATGTTGGGCAGGATGGAGCATATTCTGCCAAGCTATTCGACGGCGAGTATAAGATGGTAACCAAAGATCACAATGGACCTTGGGTGAACAGTCGCGATACTACGGTAATAACAGTAAAGGGTAGCACCTTACATGATGTGGTAGTAACTCCCTTCTATACAATTTCCAATGCTAACATTGCCTTGACGGGTAATGTATTGAAAGCATCATTTAGTATTAATAAAGTTGCAGGTACTAAAATAGACCGTATCATTCTGTTGGTGAATACAACTCAGTTTGTTGATGATGTTTGGCACAATATTCTTCGCGCGGACGAAGCTGATAATGAAAGTGTATGGAATGCTCAAGGGGAATATTCAATAGAGAATGACCTGAGTACTAACAGTACTTTCCTGGAAGCAAAGTCTGCTTATGCCAGGGCTTGCGTGTGGTCTTCCGGTTCGGATCAAGGAATTTATTCTCCTGTGTTCCGTCTGAAGTGA
- a CDS encoding IPT/TIG domain-containing protein, translating to MKMKSSMKSKHWHIRWMVLMLIAVCLGSCNDNKDNSGSDAYDPSQSVLISDFTPKTGGIGQRLVLYGKNFGNDPSIIHLFIGGKEAKVIGVNSESLYCLVPEKAYNGKIEIRVGKDENPGIATAKEVFDYQRKMVVSTLCGHRNERDDQGWRDGSFSEVVGFARPSWMKFDPKNPRHLYMSYDGYDVNLINFEDSTVSTPITRGMGNWSRLRSIDFTIDGKYMIIANDNDGNGTNSLSVSILSRAGNFKDPEQLVLYKQCNGASIHPVNGELYFNSFEKGQFYRYDMEKYFKGETGPKDYEELFKIQDNGWEYNIQIHPSGNYAYIVVVNQHYILRTDYNWEKKTFTQPYLVCGEARTSGWVDGVGSKARLNNPYQGVFVKNPNYAGKEDEYDFYFTEQNNHDIRILTPEGKVTTFAGRGSSSVNSNPYGHIDGDLRLEARFDQPTGLAYDAEHNVFYVGDYQNRCIRKISLEEE from the coding sequence ATGAAAATGAAAAGTAGCATGAAAAGTAAGCATTGGCATATCCGCTGGATGGTATTGATGCTGATAGCTGTTTGTTTGGGAAGTTGTAATGATAATAAGGACAATTCGGGCTCGGATGCTTATGATCCGTCTCAATCTGTGTTGATTTCCGACTTCACACCAAAAACGGGAGGCATAGGTCAACGATTGGTGCTCTATGGAAAGAACTTTGGCAACGATCCTTCGATTATCCATTTGTTTATTGGTGGTAAAGAGGCTAAGGTGATTGGCGTTAATAGTGAAAGTCTCTATTGTCTTGTGCCAGAAAAGGCGTATAATGGTAAAATTGAAATACGTGTTGGTAAGGACGAAAATCCAGGTATTGCCACTGCAAAAGAAGTGTTCGATTATCAGAGGAAGATGGTAGTCAGCACGTTGTGCGGGCATAGAAATGAAAGAGACGATCAGGGCTGGAGAGATGGTTCGTTTTCCGAAGTCGTCGGATTTGCAAGACCTTCTTGGATGAAGTTTGATCCCAAAAACCCGAGACATCTCTATATGTCATATGACGGATACGATGTCAATTTAATCAATTTTGAAGATAGCACAGTGAGTACGCCAATCACGAGAGGAATGGGCAACTGGAGCCGTCTGCGTAGCATCGATTTCACTATCGACGGTAAATACATGATTATAGCGAACGATAACGACGGAAATGGAACCAACAGCCTCAGCGTCTCTATCCTGTCTCGAGCGGGTAATTTCAAAGATCCGGAACAGTTAGTTTTATACAAACAATGCAACGGAGCATCCATCCATCCTGTTAATGGTGAGTTATATTTCAATAGCTTTGAAAAAGGGCAGTTTTACCGTTACGACATGGAGAAATATTTTAAAGGAGAAACAGGCCCTAAGGATTATGAGGAGTTGTTTAAAATTCAAGATAATGGATGGGAATACAATATCCAAATACACCCGTCAGGTAATTATGCGTATATTGTTGTTGTCAACCAGCATTATATTTTGCGGACCGATTATAATTGGGAAAAGAAAACTTTTACTCAACCCTATCTAGTATGCGGCGAGGCCAGAACATCTGGTTGGGTCGATGGAGTCGGCTCTAAGGCACGTCTAAATAATCCTTATCAGGGAGTTTTTGTGAAAAATCCAAATTATGCCGGAAAAGAAGATGAGTACGATTTTTATTTTACCGAACAGAATAATCACGATATTCGTATTTTAACACCGGAGGGAAAGGTAACAACATTTGCCGGACGCGGAAGTTCAAGCGTCAATTCTAATCCTTACGGACACATTGACGGTGACTTGCGTTTGGAAGCCCGCTTCGACCAACCGACAGGACTTGCATACGATGCAGAACACAACGTGTTTTATGTGGGCGACTATCAAAATCGCTGTATTCGTAAGATCTCTTTAGAAGAAGAATAA
- a CDS encoding TonB-dependent receptor → MKKFLLVYVLLLTFLTNAFAQETIVVTGVVVDANKEPMIGANITVSDMPGLGTITDLNGHYRIKMEPYHKLVFSYIGFDKMEVLVKDQRIVNVVMKESSANAIDEVVITGMGAQKKLTVTGAITTVKVNDLKSNPSSSISNSLIGNVAGIMAMQTSGQPGKNFSEFWIRGISTFGASNSAYVLVDGFERDLNEINIEDIESFSVLKDASATAIYGSKGANGVVLITTKHGKAGKINIDAKVETSYNMRTITPEFVDGFTYANLLNEARITRNNAPIYQPEELEILRLKLDPDLYPNVNWKDLLLKDGAMSYRANLNMSGGGTTARYFASASYVEDQGMYNTDESLRKDYNTNANYKRWNYRLNTDIDITKTTLLKVGVSGSLAKRNSPGLGDSDVWGELFGYTPIRTPILYSNGYVPAVGSGNQTNPWVAATQTGYNENWVNNIQTNVTLEQNFDFITKGLRFVGHFGYDTNNENNIERRKWPEQWKAERARNANGELVFTKISDPSEMKQSSSSNGDRREFLDLMFNYDRSIKAHHLGATAKYIQDSYVKTQNLGDDIKNGISKRNQGLAGRVTYNWNYRYFMDFNFGYTGSENFAKGHQFGFFPAYSVAWNVAEENFIKKNFNWINMFKFRYSHGKVGNDNMGDERFPYLYTIGGTSGYQWAQYGTDKSYDGMYYSQVASPYVTWEVATKNDLGMDLSLLKDRFTVTVDYFDEKREGIYLKRNFLPQIVGLESNPKANVGAVRSKGFDGNFTYRQKLGNVDMTVRGNMTYSKNKVLEKDEENNVYPYQMEKGYRVDQAKGLIALGLFKDYDDIRNSPQQDFGAYQPGDIKYRDVNGDGVVNDGDKVAIGATRKPNLIYGLGLSANWKGLDVNVHFQGAGKSTFFISGKTVYAFSEGEWGNLLKGLVDSDRWISADISGNSATENPNASYPRLSFGGNANNYRESTFWLRNGSYVRLKTVDIGYTIPKEVVNKFHFNNVRIFLVGTNLLTWSSFKLWDPEMASPKGEDYPMTKSITLGLSVNL, encoded by the coding sequence ATGAAGAAATTTCTATTAGTATATGTCCTGCTGCTTACATTTTTGACAAATGCTTTTGCACAAGAGACAATCGTAGTGACAGGTGTGGTTGTCGATGCCAATAAAGAGCCGATGATCGGTGCCAATATCACAGTCAGTGACATGCCGGGATTAGGAACTATTACCGATTTGAATGGTCACTATCGAATAAAGATGGAACCTTATCATAAACTGGTCTTTTCGTACATCGGCTTTGACAAGATGGAAGTATTGGTGAAAGATCAACGCATTGTAAATGTTGTGATGAAAGAATCGTCTGCCAACGCGATAGATGAAGTGGTCATAACTGGTATGGGTGCCCAAAAGAAACTAACCGTGACTGGCGCTATCACCACAGTGAAAGTGAATGATTTAAAGTCTAACCCTTCCTCAAGCATATCGAATTCATTGATAGGTAACGTGGCAGGTATAATGGCAATGCAAACATCAGGGCAACCAGGTAAGAACTTTTCAGAGTTCTGGATTCGTGGTATCTCTACCTTTGGTGCTAGCAATAGCGCCTATGTATTGGTTGATGGTTTTGAGAGAGATTTGAACGAAATTAACATTGAAGACATTGAATCGTTCTCTGTATTGAAAGATGCATCTGCTACTGCCATTTACGGTTCAAAAGGTGCTAATGGAGTGGTTCTGATCACCACTAAGCATGGTAAGGCTGGCAAAATTAACATTGATGCCAAAGTGGAAACTTCGTATAACATGCGTACTATCACACCAGAATTTGTAGATGGTTTTACGTATGCCAACCTATTGAACGAAGCACGCATCACCCGTAACAATGCGCCAATCTATCAACCCGAAGAATTGGAAATTTTGCGTTTAAAGTTAGATCCAGACCTTTATCCCAATGTAAACTGGAAAGACTTATTGTTAAAAGATGGAGCGATGAGCTATCGTGCTAACCTGAATATGAGTGGAGGAGGCACCACAGCCCGTTATTTTGCATCCGCCAGCTATGTGGAAGATCAAGGCATGTATAACACTGACGAATCGTTGCGGAAAGACTACAACACTAATGCTAATTACAAGCGTTGGAATTATCGTCTGAACACTGACATCGATATAACGAAAACCACATTATTGAAAGTAGGTGTTTCTGGGTCACTCGCGAAACGTAATAGTCCGGGTTTAGGAGATAGCGATGTTTGGGGTGAACTCTTTGGGTACACACCCATTCGTACGCCGATTTTGTACTCCAATGGCTATGTGCCTGCCGTAGGTAGCGGTAACCAAACCAATCCATGGGTAGCAGCCACGCAAACCGGGTACAATGAGAACTGGGTAAATAATATCCAAACCAATGTTACATTGGAACAGAACTTCGATTTTATTACAAAAGGATTACGTTTCGTGGGGCACTTTGGCTATGACACGAACAATGAAAACAACATAGAACGTCGCAAATGGCCCGAACAATGGAAGGCAGAACGTGCTCGGAATGCTAATGGAGAACTTGTATTCACTAAGATCTCCGATCCAAGTGAAATGAAGCAATCGAGTAGTTCGAATGGTGACCGTCGGGAGTTTCTTGATCTGATGTTTAATTACGATCGTAGCATTAAAGCTCACCATTTAGGAGCTACTGCTAAATATATTCAGGATTCTTATGTAAAAACGCAGAATTTAGGCGACGACATTAAAAACGGAATATCCAAACGTAATCAAGGTTTAGCAGGGCGCGTAACCTATAATTGGAACTATCGTTATTTTATGGATTTCAATTTCGGATATACTGGTTCAGAAAACTTTGCCAAAGGACATCAATTCGGATTTTTCCCCGCTTATTCTGTAGCTTGGAATGTGGCTGAGGAGAATTTTATCAAAAAAAACTTCAATTGGATTAATATGTTCAAGTTTCGTTATTCTCACGGTAAAGTAGGTAACGACAATATGGGAGATGAACGTTTCCCATATCTCTATACCATAGGGGGGACATCAGGCTATCAATGGGCTCAATACGGGACTGACAAATCTTATGATGGCATGTATTATAGCCAAGTAGCTTCTCCCTACGTTACTTGGGAAGTTGCCACCAAGAATGATCTAGGGATGGATTTATCACTTCTCAAAGATAGATTCACAGTTACCGTAGATTATTTTGACGAAAAACGTGAGGGCATCTATTTGAAGCGTAATTTTTTGCCGCAAATAGTTGGTTTGGAAAGTAATCCTAAAGCTAATGTGGGAGCTGTCCGCTCAAAAGGTTTCGATGGTAATTTCACTTACAGACAGAAATTGGGAAACGTGGATATGACTGTTCGCGGCAACATGACCTATAGTAAGAATAAAGTTTTGGAGAAAGATGAAGAAAATAACGTGTATCCGTATCAGATGGAAAAAGGCTACCGGGTGGATCAAGCCAAAGGTTTGATCGCATTGGGATTGTTTAAGGATTACGACGATATTCGCAACAGCCCGCAGCAAGATTTCGGTGCATACCAGCCGGGTGACATCAAATACAGAGATGTCAATGGAGACGGAGTAGTAAATGATGGTGATAAGGTGGCGATTGGTGCAACTCGAAAGCCTAACTTGATTTATGGTCTGGGTCTTTCTGCCAATTGGAAAGGATTGGATGTGAACGTCCATTTCCAAGGCGCCGGCAAATCTACCTTTTTCATTTCTGGAAAAACGGTGTACGCATTCAGCGAGGGGGAATGGGGCAATCTGTTAAAAGGGTTGGTAGACTCAGACCGTTGGATTTCTGCTGATATATCAGGAAATTCGGCTACGGAAAATCCAAATGCTTCTTATCCACGATTGAGCTTTGGTGGAAATGCTAATAATTATCGAGAATCTACTTTTTGGTTGCGTAACGGATCGTATGTCCGCCTTAAAACAGTCGATATAGGATATACCATTCCTAAAGAGGTAGTCAATAAATTCCATTTTAATAATGTACGAATATTTCTAGTTGGTACTAATCTGCTGACCTGGTCAAGTTTCAAACTATGGGACCCTGAAATGGCTTCTCCTAAGGGAGAAGACTACCCCATGACTAAATCTATCACATTAGGACTAAGCGTTAACTTATAA